GATTTTCTTTAAGAATAAAATATAATAATCAGAATCGGGATTATCGGGAATCCAATTAACATAATTACATTTTTTTGGAGATAAATTTACTTGCTTCTTACACTTTTTGGGAGTATATTTAGTATATCAATACAATTTTTGGGGGATAAAAACAATTATTCTCTGCACTTTTATGGAGATAAAAATGATACGTACCATGTATAAACAACTACTTAATTGGAAGAAAAGCAAACATCGCAAGCCTCTGTTATTACAGGGCGCTCGTCAGGTGGGTAAAACCTTTCTCGTAAACAAGTTCGGAAAAAACGAATACAGTAATTTTATTTATCTTAATTTTGAGCAAAACACAGAACTTCATACACTCTTTACAGGTAATCTGGAACCATCGAACATAATAGAGAATATAAGTTTATATCTCAACAAAAAAATCAACTCTGCTGACACTTTAATTTTCTTTGATGAAATACAAACAGCTCCGGATGTGCTTACCTGTCTGAAATATTTTTATGAACATGCTCCTGAGTATCATATTATTGCAGCAGGTTCATTACTTGGAGTAAGCGTTGGTAAAAAAACCAGTTTTCCTGTAGGTAAAGTCAATTTTTCAACTCTTTACCCTATGAGTTTTATAGAGTATCTGGCTGCTTTTGCCCAGGAACTTATTGCAGAAAAATTAAATAATATTCAATACACAGACTCCCTTCCAGAAATAATACATCAAAAATTGCTTAAACATCTGAAAATGTATCTTTATCTCGGAGGAATGCCTGAAGTTCTTGATGTATATCTTAAAGAAAAAGATATATCTCTGGCAAGAAAAATTCAATTGGACATTATTGAAGCATATCAGAGGGATTTCTCAAAATATGCAGACAGCTCTCAGGCAATAAAAACATCCGAACTCTGGCATTCAATACCATATCAATTGGCAAAAGAGAATAAAAAATTTAAATACAGCGATGTTCGCAGAAACGCACGGTCTGCTACCTTTGAACAAACCATCCACTGGTTGAAAAATACAGGATTAATAAATATTGCTTATAATATAAAAGTGCCAAAAATTCCTCTGTCAGGTTATGCGGATTACTCCAAATTCAAAGTATATACACTTGATTCAGGGCTACTCGGAGCAATGCTTAATCTTACACCCGAAATTATAATAAAACCTAATGCTCTGTTTTCTGAGTATAACGGAGCTTTCATAGAAAATTTTGTTGCATCCGAACTAATTTCAGCCGGAATTAAAAATTTATATTACTGGACATCAAAGAGCGATGCTGAAGTTGATTTCATTATTGAACAGG
The window above is part of the bacterium genome. Proteins encoded here:
- a CDS encoding ATP-binding protein codes for the protein MIRTMYKQLLNWKKSKHRKPLLLQGARQVGKTFLVNKFGKNEYSNFIYLNFEQNTELHTLFTGNLEPSNIIENISLYLNKKINSADTLIFFDEIQTAPDVLTCLKYFYEHAPEYHIIAAGSLLGVSVGKKTSFPVGKVNFSTLYPMSFIEYLAAFAQELIAEKLNNIQYTDSLPEIIHQKLLKHLKMYLYLGGMPEVLDVYLKEKDISLARKIQLDIIEAYQRDFSKYADSSQAIKTSELWHSIPYQLAKENKKFKYSDVRRNARSATFEQTIHWLKNTGLINIAYNIKVPKIPLSGYADYSKFKVYTLDSGLLGAMLNLTPEIIIKPNALFSEYNGAFIENFVASELISAGIKNLYYWTSKSDAEVDFIIEQEGNIYPLEVKSGTNRNIKSLRSYAEKYKPEFIIRTSPRNLTVDNDFINIPLYAVCTIKNLIGMTDTTGVL